One part of the Peromyscus leucopus breed LL Stock chromosome 19, UCI_PerLeu_2.1, whole genome shotgun sequence genome encodes these proteins:
- the LOC114705155 gene encoding general transcription factor 3C polypeptide 1-like, translating to MSAWVVAESVSLGFPPGLPFSAAIKIFCLRLRDTEVDTKASGDDSQARLPEGPTGEDHTSEGTAVPPDSSHSTKKRAHCSVQSHETDAEEAIRLPAKRPTLQDVRVAASPRPGAEEQIEAQALALLAPPEDAGAEIPRQENQESVGSSGLEQLGCEFQLPEGSEDPRGLTESNMAQAAWESGCERVCFIGRPWRGVDGRLNMPVCKGMMEAVLYHIMSRPGVPESCLLQYYQGVLQPVAVLELLQGLESLGCIQKRLLRKPAVVSLFSKPVVEGLGQASETEALSYPESTVTFYEPTLDCTIHLGRVFPHDVNWNKWIHL from the coding sequence CGGCTATAAAAATATTCTGTCTGCGTCTGAGAGACACAGAAGTAGACACCAAGGCCTCAGGGGATGACTCCCAAGCCAGACTCCCTGAGGGGCCTACCGGCGAAGACCACACCTCTGAGGGGACAGCAGTGCCTCCAGACAGCTCCCATAGCACCAAAAAGCGTGCCCACTGCTCTGTGCAGAGCCATGAGACTGATGCTGAGGAGGCCATAAGGCTCCCTGCCAAAAGACCCACACTCCAGGATGTCCGAGTGGCGGCCAGCCCCAGGCCTGGGGCAGAAGAGCAGATAGAGGCCCAGGCCTTGGCTCTGCTTGCGCCTCCTGAGGACGCAGGTGCAGAGATCCCCAGGCAGGAGAACCAAGAGAGTGTTGGTAGTTCCGGCCTGGAGCAGCTGGGCTGTGAGTTCCAGCTTCCAGAAGGCTCTGAAGACCCCCGAGGACTTACAGAGAGCAACATGGCCCAAGCAGCATGGGAGAGTGGCTGTGAAAGAGTGTGCTTCATTGGCCGCCCCTGGCGTGGTGTGGACGGGCGCCTGAATATGCCCGTGTGCAAAGGGATGATGGAAGCCGTGCTGTACCACATCATGTCCAGGCCCGGGGTTCCTGAGAGCTGCCTGCTGCAGTACTACCAGGGGGTCCTGCAGCCCGTTGCCGTGCTTGAGCTGCTCCAGGGCCTGGAGTCTCTCGGCTGTATCCAGAAGCGCCTGCTGAGGAAGCCAGCGGTCGTCTCACTCTTCTCCAAGCCTGTGGTGGAGGGCCTGGGCCAGGCCAGTGAGACTGAGGCACTCTCCTACCCCGAGAGCACCGTCACCTTTTATGAGCCTACGCTGGACTGTACCATCCACCTGGGCCGTGTCTTCCCCCACGATGTCAACTGGAATAAGTGGATCCACTTATAG